Proteins from a single region of Abyssalbus ytuae:
- the efp gene encoding elongation factor P → MASTSDIRKGLCIRFNHDIYKIVEFLHVKPGKGPAFVRTKLKSVTTGKVIDNTFSAGHKIEDVRVETRSYQYLYPEGDTFHFMNTDDYNQITLQKDALDSPDLLKEGEVVVILFNTEDNMPLSVEMPASVILEVTHTEPGVKGNTATNATKPATVETGATVNVPLFINEGDKIKVETEKGTYIERVKE, encoded by the coding sequence ATGGCCAGTACGTCAGACATCAGAAAAGGATTATGCATCAGATTTAATCACGATATATATAAAATAGTAGAGTTTTTACATGTGAAACCAGGTAAAGGTCCTGCATTTGTAAGAACAAAACTAAAAAGTGTTACTACCGGTAAAGTTATAGATAATACTTTCTCTGCCGGGCATAAAATTGAAGATGTAAGGGTGGAAACAAGGTCCTACCAGTATTTATATCCTGAAGGAGATACATTTCATTTTATGAATACCGATGATTATAATCAAATTACCTTACAAAAAGATGCACTGGACTCTCCCGATCTTTTGAAAGAAGGAGAAGTAGTGGTCATTTTATTTAATACCGAAGATAACATGCCCTTATCGGTAGAAATGCCGGCAAGTGTTATATTAGAAGTGACTCATACGGAACCTGGCGTAAAAGGAAATACTGCTACCAATGCTACCAAACCTGCAACTGTAGAAACAGGAGCTACTGTAAATGTACCTCTTTTTATAAACGAAGGCGACAAAATAAAAGTCGAAACAGAAAAAGGAACTTACATAGAACGTGTTAAAGAATAA
- a CDS encoding DUF4258 domain-containing protein, producing the protein MPLLKRLGFFLIGLSFGLVFLAYFLKGKNAEFCYLPNCRVLKDIRTKQIDFSPEVKQLFDNNTISKDQLNYILTEGDVIFSESNTKAKPCKNYIIRGYLSEKHVEFKIDNCSDRAIIKSIDIIQK; encoded by the coding sequence ATGCCATTACTTAAAAGATTAGGTTTTTTTTTAATAGGGTTATCCTTTGGTCTAGTGTTTCTTGCTTACTTTTTAAAAGGTAAAAATGCAGAGTTTTGTTATTTACCCAATTGCAGGGTTTTAAAGGATATAAGAACGAAACAAATAGATTTTTCTCCTGAAGTAAAGCAACTTTTTGATAACAATACCATTTCAAAAGACCAGCTTAATTACATCCTCACAGAAGGTGATGTTATATTTTCCGAAAGCAATACAAAAGCCAAACCCTGTAAAAATTATATCATCAGGGGGTATTTAAGTGAAAAACATGTGGAATTCAAAATAGATAATTGTTCGGACAGAGCAATTATTAAAAGCATAGATATTATTCAAAAATAA
- a CDS encoding bifunctional UDP-3-O-[3-hydroxymyristoyl] N-acetylglucosamine deacetylase/3-hydroxyacyl-ACP dehydratase, with translation MSDNVVKQRTIQKEMSLKGVGLHTGQEVTMTFKPAPVNFGYAFKRIDLEGHPVIEADANYVVNTQRGTNLEKKGVKIQTSEHVLAALVGMEIDNVLIELNAPEPPIMDGSSKYFVEALEKAGIQEQEAEREEFVVTDVISYIDEETGSEITVIPADEYQVTTMVDFGTKVLGTQNATLKSLCEFKTEIADARTFSFLHELEMLLEHGLIKGGDLNNAIVYVDKKLSPETMEKLKAAFKKDTIAVKPNGILDNLTLHYPNEAARHKLLDVIGDLALVGSRIRGKVIANKPGHYVNTQFAKKLSKIIKIEKRNKVPKYDLNQAPLMDVTEIMRRLPHRPPFLLVDKILELSDKHVVGVKNVTMNEPFFVGHFPGAPVMPGVLQVEAMAQTGGILVLSTVPDPENYLTFFMKIDNVKFKQQVHPGDTLIFKCDLISPIRRGICHMQAYAYANGKLVSEAELMAQIVKVKES, from the coding sequence ATGAGTGATAATGTTGTAAAACAACGCACCATTCAAAAAGAAATGTCTCTTAAAGGTGTAGGCCTGCATACTGGTCAGGAAGTAACAATGACCTTTAAACCGGCTCCTGTTAATTTTGGATATGCATTTAAACGAATTGATTTGGAAGGCCATCCTGTTATAGAAGCTGATGCCAATTATGTGGTAAATACCCAAAGAGGTACCAATCTTGAAAAAAAAGGGGTCAAAATACAAACATCCGAACATGTCTTGGCTGCACTGGTAGGGATGGAAATTGATAATGTTCTAATTGAACTTAATGCTCCGGAACCTCCTATTATGGACGGTTCATCCAAATATTTTGTAGAAGCTCTTGAAAAAGCAGGCATCCAGGAACAGGAAGCCGAAAGGGAAGAGTTTGTTGTAACAGATGTCATTTCTTATATCGATGAAGAAACAGGCAGTGAAATTACCGTGATCCCGGCTGATGAATATCAGGTAACCACTATGGTAGATTTCGGAACCAAAGTTTTGGGAACACAAAATGCAACACTCAAAAGCCTTTGCGAATTTAAGACCGAAATTGCGGATGCGAGAACATTTAGTTTTCTTCATGAACTGGAAATGCTTTTAGAACATGGGTTGATAAAGGGAGGAGATTTAAATAATGCCATAGTGTATGTAGATAAAAAGCTTTCTCCTGAAACTATGGAAAAATTAAAAGCAGCTTTTAAAAAAGATACCATTGCTGTTAAACCAAATGGTATATTAGATAACCTTACACTACATTATCCAAACGAAGCTGCCAGGCATAAACTTTTAGATGTTATAGGAGATTTGGCCCTGGTAGGAAGCAGGATAAGAGGGAAAGTTATAGCAAACAAACCTGGCCATTATGTAAATACTCAATTTGCTAAAAAGCTTTCAAAAATTATAAAAATAGAAAAACGTAACAAAGTTCCTAAATATGATTTGAATCAGGCTCCTTTAATGGATGTTACTGAAATAATGAGAAGGCTTCCGCACAGGCCGCCTTTTTTATTGGTTGATAAAATCTTGGAATTATCAGACAAACATGTAGTGGGAGTGAAGAATGTTACGATGAATGAACCATTTTTTGTTGGTCATTTTCCGGGAGCACCCGTTATGCCAGGTGTCTTACAGGTAGAGGCTATGGCACAAACCGGGGGTATTTTAGTTTTAAGTACAGTTCCCGACCCTGAAAATTACCTCACCTTTTTTATGAAAATTGATAATGTTAAGTTCAAACAACAAGTTCATCCCGGAGATACTTTAATATTTAAATGTGATTTGATTTCTCCGATAAGAAGAGGAATATGCCATATGCAGGCGTATGCTTATGCAAATGGAAAACTAGTGTCCGAAGCCGAACTAATGGCGCAAATTGTTAAAGTAAAAGAATCTTAA
- the lpxD gene encoding UDP-3-O-(3-hydroxymyristoyl)glucosamine N-acyltransferase: MKFTATQIAGILEGDIVGNPDVEVFKLSKIEEGTEGSLTFLANPKYTSYIYSTKASITIVNKSFEADDDLSTTLIKVDDAYKSFSKLLEYYNQVKLNKTGIESPVFLSETSSHGNGIYIGAFSYIGDNVKIGDNVKIYPNVYIGDNVVIGNDVIIFAGAKIYSESVIGNNCVVHSGVVIGADGFGFAPDENGKYQKVPQTGNVIIEDDVDVGAGTTIDRATLGSTVIRRGVKLDNQIQIAHNVEIGENTVIAAQTGIAGSTKIGKNCMIGGQVGIVGHITIGNRVRIQAQSGIGRNVKDDEVLQGSPALNYGDYNKSYVHFKNLPKIVDNIQNIEKKVNNNE, from the coding sequence ATGAAATTTACAGCAACTCAAATAGCAGGAATATTAGAAGGGGATATTGTTGGTAATCCCGATGTGGAAGTTTTCAAACTTTCCAAAATAGAGGAGGGCACGGAAGGGTCATTAACTTTTTTAGCTAATCCCAAATATACCTCTTATATATATTCCACAAAAGCTTCAATCACCATAGTGAATAAATCTTTTGAGGCAGATGATGATCTTTCAACTACCCTTATAAAGGTGGATGATGCATATAAATCCTTTTCAAAATTATTAGAATACTATAACCAGGTAAAACTGAACAAAACAGGTATAGAAAGCCCTGTTTTTCTTTCGGAAACCTCCAGCCATGGCAACGGTATCTATATCGGGGCTTTCTCTTACATTGGCGATAATGTGAAAATTGGGGACAATGTAAAAATATACCCCAATGTTTATATTGGTGATAATGTGGTTATAGGCAATGATGTAATTATATTTGCGGGAGCTAAAATTTATTCGGAATCTGTTATTGGCAATAATTGTGTTGTACACAGTGGTGTGGTAATAGGTGCCGATGGTTTTGGATTTGCTCCTGATGAAAACGGTAAATACCAAAAAGTACCACAAACCGGAAATGTGATTATAGAAGATGATGTTGATGTAGGGGCAGGAACCACTATAGACCGGGCAACCTTAGGATCTACCGTTATAAGAAGAGGTGTAAAACTGGATAATCAGATTCAGATTGCCCATAATGTCGAAATAGGTGAAAATACGGTTATAGCAGCACAAACAGGCATTGCAGGATCCACCAAAATAGGAAAAAACTGTATGATAGGCGGACAAGTGGGTATCGTAGGGCATATAACTATTGGGAACCGGGTAAGAATACAGGCACAATCCGGAATAGGAAGAAATGTAAAGGATGATGAAGTACTACAGGGCTCCCCGGCCTTAAACTATGGAGATTACAATAAATCATACGTACATTTTAAAAATCTCCCGAAAATTGTAGATAACATTCAAAACATAGAAAAAAAAGTAAATAATAATGAGTGA
- a CDS encoding UDP-3-O-(3-hydroxymyristoyl)glucosamine N-acyltransferase — protein sequence MKFPQKHNLKQIATIINATYVGDDNFPVLGMNEIHVVEPGDIVFVDHPKYYDKALESAATVVLINKEVQCPKGKALLISDDPFRDFNKLTAFFKPFEKATSQIATTAVIGKNTIIQPGTFIGNNVIIGDNCTIHSNVAIYDNCIIGNNVTIHAGTILGADAFYYKKRPEGFDKLLSGGRVVIEDNVDLGALCTIDRGVTGDTTIRQGTKIDNQVQIGHDTIIGEKCLIASQVGIAGCVVIEDEVTIWGQVGMTSGITIGKKAVLLAQSGISKSLEGGKVYFGYPAEDAKKKYRELASIRQIPSLIDKVNKI from the coding sequence ATGAAATTTCCGCAAAAACATAATTTAAAGCAAATAGCAACCATTATCAATGCTACTTACGTTGGGGATGATAATTTTCCGGTACTTGGAATGAATGAAATTCATGTGGTAGAACCCGGAGATATAGTTTTTGTCGATCATCCTAAATATTATGATAAAGCATTAGAATCGGCTGCAACAGTAGTACTGATAAATAAAGAAGTGCAATGCCCCAAAGGAAAAGCTCTCTTGATATCAGATGATCCTTTCAGGGATTTTAATAAGCTCACTGCTTTTTTTAAACCTTTTGAAAAAGCCACCTCTCAAATAGCTACAACAGCCGTAATAGGAAAAAATACTATAATTCAGCCCGGAACATTTATAGGAAATAATGTGATAATTGGAGATAATTGCACCATTCACAGTAATGTGGCAATTTATGATAATTGTATCATTGGAAATAATGTAACTATACATGCAGGCACTATTTTGGGAGCTGATGCATTTTATTATAAAAAGAGACCGGAAGGATTTGACAAGCTTCTCTCAGGCGGCAGGGTGGTAATTGAAGACAATGTGGATTTAGGAGCTCTTTGTACTATTGATAGGGGAGTTACCGGAGATACTACCATCAGGCAGGGAACAAAAATAGATAATCAGGTGCAGATTGGACATGATACCATAATTGGAGAAAAATGTTTGATAGCCTCCCAGGTGGGCATAGCAGGTTGTGTTGTTATAGAGGATGAAGTTACTATTTGGGGACAGGTGGGAATGACAAGTGGAATAACCATTGGAAAAAAAGCTGTTTTACTCGCGCAGTCAGGCATAAGCAAATCTCTTGAAGGTGGTAAAGTTTATTTTGGTTATCCTGCGGAAGATGCCAAAAAAAAATACAGGGAACTGGCTTCTATAAGACAAATTCCATCTCTGATAGACAAGGTTAATAAGATTTAA
- a CDS encoding PglZ domain-containing protein: MNEIKILWVDDEIELLKPHILFLEKKNYKVSTCQSGTDAIEEIDEDTYDIVFLDENMPGITGLETLTELKAKKPDLPVVMITKSEEEYIMEEAIGSKIADYLIKPVNPNQILLSLKKNLDISRLVSEKTTSNYQQEFRKIAMDLTMVNSYEEWVELYKKLIYWELELENIEDTGLIEILESQKVEANIQFGKFIEKNYKKWFESDKGPVMSHTVFKEWISPNIKKGKPTLLVVIDNLRYDQWRSFESTVTNYYKKVKECAYYSILPTATQYARNAIFSGLMPLEMERLHSSLWKNDTDEGGKNLHEEDFLAEQIRRQGLSIKWEYHKISSLKAGKQLAQNFKSLKEKDLTVLVYNFVDMLSHAKTEMEVVKELASNDKAYRSLTQSWFKNSPLLDIIQQAQQLGFKLIITTDHGTINVKNPSKVVGDKETSLNLRYKTGRSLSYEQKDVMAVKNPKEIYLPAINMSNSFIFAKGDLFFAYPNNYNHYVSYYRNTYQHGGISLEEMIIPFVILEPK; the protein is encoded by the coding sequence ATGAATGAAATTAAGATACTCTGGGTTGATGATGAAATTGAACTTTTAAAACCACATATTTTATTTCTTGAAAAGAAGAATTATAAAGTCAGTACCTGTCAGAGCGGTACTGATGCTATTGAAGAAATTGATGAAGATACTTATGATATTGTTTTTTTAGACGAGAACATGCCCGGTATAACAGGTTTGGAAACTTTAACTGAGTTAAAAGCCAAAAAACCTGATCTTCCTGTGGTAATGATTACCAAGAGTGAAGAGGAATATATAATGGAAGAAGCTATAGGTTCAAAGATCGCAGATTATTTAATAAAGCCGGTAAATCCAAATCAAATTTTGTTGAGTTTAAAAAAGAATCTTGATATTTCCAGGTTGGTTTCAGAAAAAACCACATCTAATTATCAGCAGGAATTCAGAAAAATAGCTATGGACCTTACCATGGTAAACTCCTATGAAGAGTGGGTAGAATTGTATAAAAAGCTGATTTACTGGGAACTGGAACTTGAGAACATTGAAGATACCGGCCTGATTGAAATTCTTGAATCTCAAAAGGTTGAAGCCAATATTCAGTTTGGTAAGTTTATTGAAAAAAATTACAAAAAATGGTTTGAATCTGATAAAGGGCCAGTTATGTCTCATACCGTATTTAAAGAATGGATAAGCCCTAATATAAAAAAAGGAAAGCCTACACTGCTGGTAGTGATTGATAATTTACGATATGATCAGTGGCGATCATTTGAAAGTACGGTTACCAATTATTACAAAAAAGTAAAGGAGTGTGCGTACTACAGTATTTTACCTACTGCTACCCAGTATGCCCGCAATGCAATATTTTCGGGTTTAATGCCTCTGGAAATGGAAAGACTGCATTCTTCTTTATGGAAAAATGATACCGATGAGGGAGGGAAAAATTTACATGAAGAAGACTTTCTTGCAGAACAAATACGACGACAGGGATTGTCAATAAAATGGGAATATCATAAAATATCCAGTTTAAAAGCAGGAAAACAACTCGCTCAAAATTTTAAATCTCTTAAGGAAAAGGATCTAACGGTTTTGGTGTACAATTTTGTAGATATGTTATCTCATGCTAAAACCGAAATGGAAGTAGTAAAAGAACTTGCTTCTAACGACAAAGCCTACAGGTCATTAACTCAAAGCTGGTTTAAAAACTCTCCGTTGCTGGATATTATTCAACAAGCACAACAACTGGGTTTTAAATTAATTATTACCACCGACCACGGGACTATAAATGTTAAAAATCCCTCCAAAGTGGTAGGCGATAAAGAAACCAGTCTTAATTTGAGATATAAAACCGGAAGAAGCCTTTCTTATGAGCAAAAGGATGTAATGGCTGTAAAAAATCCAAAAGAAATTTACTTACCTGCAATTAATATGAGTAATTCGTTTATTTTTGCTAAAGGTGATTTGTTTTTTGCTTATCCTAATAATTATAATCATTACGTAAGCTATTACAGAAACACATACCAGCACGGAGGTATTTCACTTGAGGAAATGATTATACCGTTTGTTATTTTAGAGCCTAAATAA
- the aroB gene encoding 3-dehydroquinate synthase, with protein MAQLQSIHCSDYLIHFGNESYNQLNKHLKDTNYSTIFILVDENTHNYCLPYFMSQITGDYNFEIIEIDAGEEFKNLETCSGVWSALSELGADRKSLIINLGGGVITDLGGFVASTFMRGINFINVPTTLLSMVDASVGGKTGVDLGLLKNQVGVFNNPVMVLIDSFYLKTLPHEQLRSGSAEMLKHGLIYDEEYWNKLKDPAVLNTKLIDDLIHRSVVIKNEIVLQDPHEGGLRKIVNFGHTLGHAIETYFLKNDDKKSLLHGEAIAIGMILAAYLSTQIENFPEKKLHEIKSTMLSYFNKVDFGKDDYAAIIDLMKFDKKNSHGNINFVLLKNTGQSVFDKKVSNELIIKAFEFYKN; from the coding sequence ATGGCTCAATTACAATCTATACATTGTAGTGATTATTTAATTCACTTTGGTAACGAATCTTATAATCAGCTAAATAAACATTTAAAAGACACAAACTATTCTACAATCTTCATACTGGTAGATGAAAATACACATAATTATTGTTTACCGTATTTTATGTCTCAAATTACAGGAGATTATAATTTTGAAATAATAGAAATCGATGCCGGGGAAGAATTTAAAAACCTGGAAACCTGTTCGGGGGTTTGGAGTGCTTTATCCGAACTGGGAGCCGATAGAAAAAGCCTGATTATAAACTTAGGAGGTGGTGTTATTACAGATTTAGGCGGCTTTGTTGCCTCAACTTTTATGAGAGGTATTAATTTTATCAATGTCCCTACTACCCTTCTCTCAATGGTAGATGCATCAGTAGGTGGTAAAACAGGGGTCGATTTAGGGCTGCTTAAAAATCAGGTTGGAGTATTTAACAACCCTGTAATGGTTTTAATCGATTCATTCTATCTTAAAACTTTACCACACGAACAATTACGAAGTGGCTCTGCCGAAATGCTAAAACACGGACTTATTTATGATGAAGAATACTGGAATAAACTAAAAGATCCGGCTGTTTTAAATACCAAATTAATTGATGACTTAATTCATAGATCGGTAGTGATAAAAAATGAAATTGTATTACAAGACCCGCATGAAGGTGGATTAAGGAAAATTGTTAATTTCGGACATACGCTCGGGCATGCAATAGAAACATATTTTTTAAAAAATGATGACAAAAAATCATTACTCCACGGCGAGGCCATTGCTATAGGAATGATATTAGCTGCTTATTTATCCACACAAATTGAAAATTTTCCCGAAAAAAAACTTCATGAAATAAAAAGTACCATGCTTTCCTATTTTAATAAAGTAGATTTTGGAAAAGATGATTATGCAGCAATAATTGATCTGATGAAGTTTGACAAAAAGAATTCCCATGGAAATATAAATTTTGTTCTTCTCAAGAATACAGGTCAATCCGTATTTGATAAGAAAGTGTCTAATGAATTGATAATCAAAGCTTTTGAGTTCTATAAAAATTAA
- the lpxA gene encoding acyl-ACP--UDP-N-acetylglucosamine O-acyltransferase produces the protein MNQPLAYVHPGAKIAKNVVIEPFTTIHNNVIIGEGTWIGSNVTIMEGARIGKNCNIFPGSVISAPPQDLKYQGEDTIVQIGDNVTIRECVTINKGTVDRMKTVIGNNCLIMAYCHIAHDCIVGNNCIFSNNSTLAGHISVGDYVVLAGMTAVHQFCAIGNHAFVTGGSLVRKDVPPYVKAAREPLSYVGINSVGLRRRGYTTEKIREIQNVYRILYQKNYNNSQAAEIIEAEMEATPERDEILQFIRDSQRGIMKGYFSAS, from the coding sequence ATGAATCAACCGTTAGCTTATGTACATCCGGGAGCAAAAATTGCAAAAAATGTAGTGATAGAGCCTTTTACTACTATTCATAACAATGTAATAATTGGAGAAGGTACCTGGATTGGGAGCAATGTAACCATAATGGAAGGTGCCAGGATAGGAAAAAACTGTAATATATTTCCGGGATCGGTAATTTCAGCTCCTCCGCAAGATCTGAAATATCAGGGAGAAGACACTATTGTACAAATTGGTGATAACGTGACAATTCGTGAATGTGTAACCATAAATAAAGGTACCGTAGACAGAATGAAAACGGTGATAGGAAACAACTGTCTTATTATGGCCTACTGCCATATAGCGCATGACTGTATTGTGGGCAATAATTGTATCTTCTCAAATAACAGCACACTTGCAGGACATATTTCTGTGGGAGATTATGTAGTATTAGCAGGTATGACAGCAGTTCATCAGTTTTGCGCTATTGGTAACCATGCTTTTGTAACCGGGGGGTCGTTAGTAAGAAAAGATGTTCCTCCATATGTGAAAGCAGCACGTGAACCCCTGTCATATGTAGGAATAAATTCTGTAGGGTTAAGAAGAAGAGGATATACAACCGAAAAAATAAGAGAAATCCAAAATGTGTACAGGATTCTCTACCAAAAAAATTATAATAACTCGCAGGCAGCCGAAATAATTGAAGCAGAAATGGAAGCCACTCCGGAAAGAGATGAGATTTTACAATTCATCCGCGACTCGCAACGAGGTATAATGAAGGGGTACTTCAGTGCTTCTTAA
- the tsaE gene encoding tRNA (adenosine(37)-N6)-threonylcarbamoyltransferase complex ATPase subunit type 1 TsaE: MKVVYDLSEVEKVAKRVINKAKNKTILFYGNMGVGKTTLIKSIVKLLGVKDVTSSPTFSIVNEYSDGDNIIYHFDFYRLNDESEAYDFGLEEYFFNDNWCLIEWPEKVSRDLLPSEASVIEIDIENDGKRIMVMR, translated from the coding sequence GTGAAAGTAGTTTACGATCTCTCGGAAGTTGAAAAAGTTGCAAAAAGGGTAATAAATAAGGCTAAGAATAAAACAATACTGTTTTATGGCAATATGGGAGTGGGAAAAACCACTCTTATTAAAAGCATTGTGAAATTACTGGGGGTAAAAGATGTGACCTCCAGCCCTACTTTTTCTATTGTAAATGAGTATAGTGATGGAGATAACATTATATATCATTTTGATTTTTACAGACTAAATGATGAAAGTGAAGCTTATGACTTTGGTCTTGAAGAATATTTTTTTAATGACAATTGGTGTCTTATTGAATGGCCGGAAAAAGTAAGCCGGGATTTATTGCCATCCGAAGCAAGTGTAATAGAGATTGATATAGAAAATGACGGGAAACGGATCATGGTTATGAGATAA
- a CDS encoding alanine dehydrogenase, protein MTDKTPFTEKQLLPQEEKLEIFKQKGELFIGIPREISYQEKRVCLTPDAVNALTAHGHRVMIESKAGDAANFTDKDYSEAGAMVTTDTKKVFSCPIVLKVEPPSIDELKLVNPQTILISALQIKTQCKEYFEELAKKRITAIAFEFIKDEDGNYPAVRALSEIAGIASVLIASELMNNINDGNGLMFGNISGVPPVEVVILGAGTVGEYAARSALGLGASVKVFDNSITRLRKIQTNLGRPLYTSTMQPKNLIKALKRCDVLIGAVRGINRSPVVVSETMVENMKNGSVIIDVSIDMGGCVETSEVTTHEKPTFHKHGVIHYCVPNIPSRYARTASVSISNIFTPYLLKIGEDGGLENSLRFDRGLRNGLYFYHGILTNKSVADWFGLSHRDINLLIF, encoded by the coding sequence ATGACTGATAAGACACCTTTTACAGAAAAACAATTATTACCCCAGGAAGAAAAACTTGAAATTTTTAAACAAAAAGGAGAACTTTTTATAGGAATCCCCCGGGAAATATCATATCAGGAAAAAAGGGTATGTCTTACTCCGGATGCCGTTAATGCTTTAACAGCTCACGGACACAGGGTTATGATAGAATCCAAGGCAGGCGATGCGGCAAATTTTACGGACAAAGATTATAGCGAAGCCGGTGCTATGGTAACCACCGATACCAAAAAAGTTTTTTCCTGCCCTATTGTGTTGAAAGTCGAGCCCCCCTCAATTGATGAACTAAAACTTGTTAACCCTCAAACAATTCTGATTTCTGCTTTACAAATAAAAACACAATGTAAAGAATATTTTGAAGAGCTCGCCAAAAAAAGAATTACCGCTATTGCTTTTGAGTTTATTAAAGACGAAGACGGCAATTATCCCGCGGTAAGGGCCTTAAGTGAAATAGCGGGTATAGCCTCTGTATTAATAGCTTCAGAATTAATGAATAATATTAATGACGGGAATGGTCTCATGTTTGGAAATATAAGTGGAGTACCGCCTGTTGAAGTTGTTATTTTGGGTGCAGGAACCGTAGGAGAATATGCAGCCCGGTCTGCACTAGGCCTGGGAGCGAGTGTTAAAGTTTTTGATAATTCAATTACAAGGCTTAGAAAAATACAAACCAATTTGGGCCGGCCATTGTATACCTCCACAATGCAGCCAAAAAACCTTATTAAAGCTTTAAAAAGATGTGATGTGTTAATAGGTGCAGTGCGGGGAATTAACCGCTCTCCGGTAGTAGTTTCTGAAACTATGGTTGAAAACATGAAAAACGGTTCTGTAATTATAGATGTGAGTATAGATATGGGAGGTTGTGTAGAGACAAGTGAAGTAACCACTCATGAAAAACCTACATTTCATAAACATGGTGTAATACATTATTGTGTACCCAATATACCCTCAAGATATGCCAGGACTGCCTCAGTATCAATAAGTAACATTTTCACACCTTACCTGCTTAAAATTGGTGAAGACGGCGGATTGGAAAATTCTTTAAGATTTGACCGTGGTTTAAGAAATGGTTTATATTTTTACCATGGAATTTTAACCAATAAATCGGTTGCAGACTGGTTTGGTTTATCGCACAGGGATATTAATTTACTGATTTTCTAA
- a CDS encoding HD domain-containing protein, translating into MKSTNKLKILNDPIYGFITIPNTQIFDLIEHKYFQRLRRISQMGLSYLVYPGAHHTRFHHALGCMHLMQKAVRVLRFKGIEITDKEEEALLTAILLHDIGHGPFSHAMECSIVNGVSHEQISLLFMESLNKDFNGILTPAIKIFKGEYHKKFMHQLVSGQLDMDRIDYLKRDSFYSGVAEGNINSERLITMLNVVDDELVVEEKGIYSVEKFLVARRLMYWQAYLHKTSLVAEQLLIRVLKRAKELVQNGENLIASASLSYFLNNKIGVKDFKDEVLDIFSRLDDNDILFSMKEWQFHDDFVLSSLCNMIINRELLKIRIKKKPIHENKIKKHKDRLREKYGLSENELDYFVFSGEIKNQAYNVNKQNINILMKTGKLVDVAKASDQLNLKALSKPVTKYYLCFPKQ; encoded by the coding sequence TTGAAATCTACAAACAAACTTAAAATTTTAAACGATCCAATTTACGGATTTATTACTATTCCCAATACTCAGATATTTGACCTCATAGAGCACAAATATTTTCAAAGGTTAAGAAGAATTTCTCAAATGGGGTTGTCTTATCTGGTTTATCCAGGCGCCCATCATACCCGATTTCATCATGCTCTGGGATGTATGCATTTAATGCAAAAAGCTGTAAGAGTACTACGTTTTAAAGGGATTGAAATAACTGATAAGGAGGAAGAAGCTCTCTTAACAGCCATACTTTTACATGATATTGGTCACGGACCTTTTTCACATGCGATGGAATGCAGTATAGTAAATGGAGTGAGTCATGAACAAATTTCTTTGTTATTTATGGAAAGCCTGAATAAGGATTTTAACGGAATTTTAACGCCGGCTATTAAAATTTTTAAAGGTGAATACCATAAAAAATTTATGCATCAGCTAGTTTCGGGACAGTTAGATATGGATAGAATTGATTATTTGAAGCGTGATAGTTTTTATTCGGGGGTAGCAGAAGGAAATATTAATTCGGAAAGACTTATTACCATGCTCAATGTAGTAGATGATGAACTTGTGGTAGAAGAAAAGGGGATATATTCGGTAGAAAAATTTTTGGTAGCACGAAGGTTAATGTATTGGCAGGCTTATTTGCATAAAACAAGTCTGGTAGCCGAACAACTATTGATCAGGGTTTTAAAAAGAGCCAAGGAATTAGTACAAAATGGAGAAAATTTAATTGCCAGTGCATCTCTTTCCTATTTTTTAAACAACAAAATAGGAGTAAAAGATTTTAAAGACGAAGTTTTGGATATTTTTTCACGGTTGGACGATAACGATATTCTCTTTTCGATGAAAGAATGGCAATTTCATGATGATTTTGTACTTTCTTCATTATGTAATATGATAATAAACAGGGAATTACTTAAAATAAGAATAAAGAAAAAACCTATACACGAGAATAAAATTAAAAAACACAAAGACCGCTTAAGAGAAAAATATGGCCTGTCTGAAAATGAATTAGATTATTTTGTTTTCTCAGGAGAAATAAAAAATCAGGCATATAATGTTAATAAGCAAAATATTAATATTTTAATGAAAACAGGAAAGCTGGTAGATGTAGCCAAAGCATCCGATCAACTTAACCTGAAAGCACTTTCCAAACCTGTCACAAAATATTACTTGTGTTTTCCCAAACAATAA